The Thiomicrorhabdus aquaedulcis sequence GCCGAATGGCGACTCGGCATGCGTATCAACACTTAGGTGAGGAGTTGCCCGCCTCAATGAAGTAACTTATTTATGTACTGCACCCTCAGAAAAGCCAATAAATAGTTTTTATAGGCTATGGCAAACGGTCATTTATTTCAGGATAATAGCAGATTTAAATCAACTACAATAATTAAGACATTTGTTTGCGCGAACTGCTTTATCGCAACGCAGAATAAAGCAAATGTTTCTCATGGTAAACGTGCCAAAGGCTAGGAATAAAATAATGAACGATAGCAATTTAATAGAACTTATATTACACGCCAGCCCAGTGGTTCAGGCGGTTATATTGATTTTGCTCTTCATGTCCGTGGCCGTTTGGTCTGTGGCGTTTGCAAAATCCAATCAACTGCGTAAAGCCCGTCGTGATGCAGAAATTTTTGAAAAGAATTTTTGGGACACGCAAGAGCTTACCAATTTGTATCACCATGTCGAAGCGGTTCGCTACCAAAGTCAAGGTATGGCGATTATCTTTGCAGAAGGCTTTAAAGAATTTGTACGATTAAAAAATCAAGGCGTGCAAGATGTTTCCGATTTAATGGCCGGCACACAACGTGCCATGAAAGTAGCTTTTTCTAAAGAAGCCGAGGCGTTAGAAGAACGTCTTTCAATGTTAGCAACCATTGCTTCATCGGCACCTTATATTGGGCTTTTTGGAACTGTTTGGGGGGTTATGCACGCCTTTCAGGGTTTAAGCGATGCACAAAACTCAACGTTAGCCGCCGTTGCCCCCGGAATTTCAGAGGCTCTAGTGGCCACCGCCATTGGTTTGTTTGCCGCCATTCCTGCGGTCATTGCCTATAATCGCATGACCACTAAAACAGAAAACTTATTAACGCGTTATGAAAATTTTGCAGAAGGATTTTTGAGTATTTTGCAACGACAAGCGCACACACTAGAACAAAAGAAAGATTAAATCTAATTGGGTTCACTAAACGCACAGAAGATTTAACCAGCCATATCTTTTATTAACTGTGCAGACACGCTAGATAAAAAGATTTGATAACACACATTGAGAAAAAATATGCAAAATGGATTTAGCGGATCAAGGCACAAAAAGCGCCTAGTAGCC is a genomic window containing:
- the tolQ gene encoding protein TolQ; its protein translation is MNDSNLIELILHASPVVQAVILILLFMSVAVWSVAFAKSNQLRKARRDAEIFEKNFWDTQELTNLYHHVEAVRYQSQGMAIIFAEGFKEFVRLKNQGVQDVSDLMAGTQRAMKVAFSKEAEALEERLSMLATIASSAPYIGLFGTVWGVMHAFQGLSDAQNSTLAAVAPGISEALVATAIGLFAAIPAVIAYNRMTTKTENLLTRYENFAEGFLSILQRQAHTLEQKKD